A segment of the Bacteriovorax sp. BAL6_X genome:
GTATACTTTAAAGGTGAGAAACTTTCTTTCATTGAGGCCCTAAGAAAAAATATCAAATTTTTTAAGGCGCAAAACCTAGATCTAATTCTAGATATTAGAAATAACGGTGGTGGAAATGGTAGTTACCCAGCTCAACTTCTGGCCATGTTAACAGAGCAAACTCAAGCATACCCTAACGCAACTTGGGCCTCAGCAGTAACTCGTTATATGAGACAACTTATTGAGTACTACGGAGTTGAAGAAATCTTTAAAGATATTGGTGGAAGCGATTGGACAATGCAATCAGATGCATTCTTTGAAGCAGCAAATGAAGGTAGAACTCTTTCACGTGCAACTCAAAACTATGACATTACAGCAGACCCACTAGTTGGTGGATTTGACGGTAAGGTTGTTGCCCTAGTTTCTCCAAATTGTATTTCAGCTTGTGATATTACAAGTATCTTATTACAAGGCTCAAAAAGAGCGAAATTAATCGGAACTCATGCAAATGGCACTGGTGCTGGATACCGATCAAATGACGTGTATAACACGCAATTTAAGGACCGCTACAACGTATTTTCGACTCAGATTCCAAATATGCTATTTGGATACGGAGTTCAGGGCCATCAATTTGGAGACCTACTAGGAATCGACTCTGCTTATGAGTTAAATTCTGAAAACGTTCCAGTTCAAGCAGACATAAAATATGTTGAGACCAAAGAGGACTTAACAAACTACATGTCAGGTTGGATTGAAAAAGCAATTGAAGTTTTAAACGCTGAATAATAAAAAACCAAGGCCACGTTACTTGCGTGGCCTTATAAACATTCCAATTTCTCTACGGTGTGAAGGAAGATGACAAACAGAAACTTCGTACTTCTTATCATCAGTAAATACCTTAATCCATTCATCAATTTTTTTAAGATCATTTATTACAGGTGTCTTAATTGTTAGGAAAGCACCTTTAATATTCTTATAAAAATCCATAATACGACGAGACTGATTTGTATTGAGGTCTCCATTGAGGTTTAAGTCAGAAATGAGCCAATCACAATGCTTTGGTAACTGGGCCCTCGTAACATCAAAGACACTCTTTTTAATATGTGAAAATTGCTCTCCAAATTTTGACTCGATAATTGGTGACATAAGAGCGGGGTCGACAGATACAAGTTTTGCACCTCTTTCAAGAACATAGTAAGAAATCCCCCCTGGAGCACTACCTATTTCAATAACTTGATCGGCAGAAGTTATTTCCACTTCAAATAGCCTAAATGCCTGACAGGCCTTATGAAAGGCCCTGGCCGGAACTTCATCACTAATTACACTCTCATCAATGGAGTACGTATCAACTGGCGTCTTAATAGTCTTAAAGTGCCAAAATTGATTTTCACCAACATTAGTATATTCACCTTCAACAGGTTCTTGATTGTATTTATTAATGAATATGGCCTGCCTACGAGCAAAAACAACAGGCCTATTTACAAGCTGTGCTTCATAATCTTTAGGGCCCTTCATACTCACAAACTCTTTATTCGAAAAGCTTAGATGAAGCTCTGGATGCTTTAGCTTTATTTCCTCTAAGAGAAGGTCCTTAAGCTTTGGATGGTAGAAGAATAGGTAAAATGCGTTCATGGAAGAAATATTAACATGAATAGCTGCTACGGGATACAACAACCAAATTCTTAATAAAATTCTAATAAATAG
Coding sequences within it:
- a CDS encoding SAM-dependent methyltransferase — its product is MNAFYLFFYHPKLKDLLLEEIKLKHPELHLSFSNKEFVSMKGPKDYEAQLVNRPVVFARRQAIFINKYNQEPVEGEYTNVGENQFWHFKTIKTPVDTYSIDESVISDEVPARAFHKACQAFRLFEVEITSADQVIEIGSAPGGISYYVLERGAKLVSVDPALMSPIIESKFGEQFSHIKKSVFDVTRAQLPKHCDWLISDLNLNGDLNTNQSRRIMDFYKNIKGAFLTIKTPVINDLKKIDEWIKVFTDDKKYEVSVCHLPSHRREIGMFIRPRK